A DNA window from Anaerocolumna sp. AGMB13020 contains the following coding sequences:
- a CDS encoding transglutaminase-like domain-containing protein has product MSNEYLLLTGALRVFDNFSQSSCDKYRIEHDAKNPGFELLRKNYPVLEIAGGGDCFSKAKNLMKWVHENVPHCGGGGEVDIAKDSVSILSYSFGKGRLPGIFCYHIAIVFTECCLASGLIARTIHCKPYSPNDVDTHVVSMVYINEMNKWVLFDPNNNAYFTDKNGIALSPLEARHLLGRDEICVCGNPEDEPDWYKQYMAKNLFYFKFWSINTFGTDLVENQKVYFLAPLGFDTKDREIAYCDYAIKISPDEYTKDWEDYLDIVREQPIITVSEEQFLRIT; this is encoded by the coding sequence ATGAGTAACGAATATTTATTGCTCACAGGTGCATTAAGGGTATTTGACAATTTTTCACAATCAAGCTGTGATAAGTATAGAATTGAGCATGATGCTAAAAATCCTGGTTTTGAATTATTACGCAAAAACTATCCTGTTTTGGAAATTGCAGGTGGAGGCGATTGTTTTTCAAAAGCTAAAAATTTGATGAAATGGGTACACGAAAATGTACCTCATTGCGGCGGTGGTGGAGAGGTTGATATCGCAAAAGACTCTGTTTCTATATTAAGCTACTCCTTTGGCAAGGGGCGGCTACCCGGCATATTTTGCTATCATATAGCGATTGTATTTACGGAGTGTTGTCTCGCTTCGGGGTTAATAGCACGGACTATCCATTGTAAGCCATATAGCCCAAATGATGTTGATACGCATGTTGTTTCTATGGTCTATATTAACGAAATGAATAAATGGGTGCTTTTTGACCCCAATAACAATGCCTATTTTACTGATAAAAATGGTATTGCACTTTCACCTTTAGAGGCCAGACACTTATTGGGAAGAGATGAAATATGCGTTTGCGGAAATCCAGAAGATGAGCCTGACTGGTACAAGCAGTATATGGCAAAAAATCTATTTTACTTTAAATTTTGGTCTATCAATACCTTTGGAACAGACCTGGTGGAGAATCAGAAGGTTTATTTTCTGGCACCTTTGGGGTTTGACACGAAAGATCGTGAAATAGCATATTGTGACTATGCTATTAAAATTAGCCCCGATGAGTATACAAAAGATTGGGAGGATTATCTGGATATAGTAAGAGAGCAACCTATTATAACTGTTTCAGAAGAGCAATTTTTGCGGATAACATAG
- a CDS encoding flavin reductase family protein yields MKKEISIIERPEKFTEQYLAAYGNMSWYDFVTAMPSMVFVVTGWKSNGKENACLQSWSSFAGSGAENFICIMGKVDKGGHMYQSLKETKVCVLNFPSNDIYDRCIKTIGNNQFETDEITASGLTVEKAKKVNAPRIKECFLNIECEFLWEHELFVGSQEVAVALKAVNICMDSDRYDQSKIGRYGKSGFLFQVDQPTNPETGETTPFGPGILEQGNSIPWIVK; encoded by the coding sequence ATGAAAAAAGAAATTTCTATTATTGAAAGACCAGAGAAATTTACGGAGCAATACCTGGCAGCCTACGGCAATATGTCATGGTATGATTTTGTGACAGCCATGCCTTCCATGGTATTCGTCGTTACAGGTTGGAAGTCGAACGGTAAGGAAAACGCCTGTCTGCAATCTTGGTCAAGTTTTGCGGGAAGCGGAGCAGAAAATTTTATCTGTATCATGGGAAAAGTCGATAAAGGCGGGCATATGTATCAATCATTGAAAGAAACGAAGGTATGTGTGTTAAATTTTCCTTCAAACGACATTTATGACCGATGCATTAAAACCATTGGTAATAATCAGTTTGAAACAGATGAAATCACCGCTTCCGGCTTAACGGTGGAGAAGGCTAAAAAGGTCAACGCACCGCGAATCAAAGAGTGTTTTTTGAATATTGAATGTGAATTTTTATGGGAACATGAGCTTTTTGTAGGAAGCCAGGAAGTAGCGGTCGCATTAAAAGCCGTCAACATTTGTATGGATAGCGATCGCTACGACCAAAGCAAAATCGGTAGATATGGAAAGAGCGGTTTCTTGTTTCAAGTTGATCAGCCTACCAATCCAGAAACGGGAGAAACAACACCTTTCGGTCCTGGAATATTGGAGCAAGGTAATTCAATTCCCTGGATTGTAAAATAA
- a CDS encoding metal ABC transporter substrate-binding protein, whose product MVAVLASGCSNKNIDKETEGKVTTKEDKLKVVASFYPMYDFAMKIGGDKVTVTDMVPAGIEPHDWEPAASDIVKLEEADVFVYNGAGMEHWVDTVLDSLGNRELVTVEAASGITLMEGHGHEDGEEEHSEEEGEHGKEEDMDPHVWLNPLNAKVEMENIKNAFIEADPDNKDYYIKNYETYAAKLDELDQKFKETLTGFENKDIIVAHEAFGYLCSAYGLNQVGIEGLSPDSEPDPAKMEEVIQFAKENEVKIIFFEELVSPKVAETIAKEIGATTDVLNPLEGLSEEDLKNGSDYFTVMEQNLASLVKALQ is encoded by the coding sequence ATGGTTGCTGTTTTGGCTTCCGGCTGCAGCAATAAGAACATAGACAAGGAGACAGAGGGTAAAGTGACAACCAAAGAGGATAAGCTCAAGGTTGTGGCGAGTTTTTATCCCATGTATGATTTTGCCATGAAAATTGGCGGCGACAAAGTAACCGTAACTGATATGGTTCCTGCGGGAATTGAACCTCACGATTGGGAACCGGCAGCTTCTGATATAGTGAAACTTGAGGAAGCAGATGTCTTTGTCTATAATGGAGCGGGTATGGAACACTGGGTTGATACAGTACTTGACAGTCTCGGTAATAGAGAACTTGTTACAGTAGAGGCAGCTTCTGGAATTACACTGATGGAAGGACACGGTCACGAAGACGGTGAAGAAGAACACAGTGAAGAGGAAGGAGAACATGGTAAGGAAGAGGACATGGATCCTCACGTATGGCTGAATCCGTTAAATGCCAAGGTTGAAATGGAGAATATCAAAAATGCGTTTATAGAAGCCGATCCTGATAACAAAGATTATTATATCAAAAACTATGAAACCTATGCAGCAAAACTTGATGAACTGGATCAAAAATTCAAGGAAACCTTGACAGGTTTTGAAAATAAGGATATTATAGTAGCACATGAGGCCTTTGGATATCTTTGCAGTGCATATGGGCTGAATCAGGTAGGTATTGAAGGTTTATCTCCGGATTCAGAGCCTGACCCCGCTAAGATGGAAGAGGTGATACAGTTCGCGAAAGAGAATGAGGTTAAGATTATTTTCTTTGAAGAACTTGTAAGTCCCAAGGTGGCAGAAACCATCGCCAAGGAAATCGGTGCCACGACGGATGTACTGAATCCTTTGGAAGGTCTGTCAGAAGAGGATCTTAAGAACGGATCGGATTATTTTACCGTAATGGAACAGAATCTTGCAAGCCTGGTTAAAGCTTTGCAGTAA
- a CDS encoding glutaredoxin: protein MKVTIYGTEICPDCVKAKKDLTALPDIELEYKNITGDTATLKEFLAYRDKDDLFKEVKEAGRIGIPFFVLENGEKTFDIGNYIELPVVIEEAVTPAADFCSIDKKGQC from the coding sequence ATGAAAGTCACCATATACGGAACTGAAATCTGTCCTGATTGTGTAAAAGCAAAAAAGGATTTAACAGCACTCCCTGATATTGAGCTGGAATATAAGAATATAACCGGAGATACCGCTACGCTTAAGGAATTTCTGGCGTATCGTGATAAGGATGATTTGTTTAAAGAAGTGAAAGAAGCCGGAAGAATCGGCATACCCTTTTTTGTATTGGAAAATGGTGAAAAGACCTTTGACATCGGTAACTATATAGAATTGCCTGTCGTAATAGAAGAAGCAGTAACACCTGCTGCTGATTTCTGTTCTATTGATAAGAAAGGCCAATGCTAA
- a CDS encoding choloylglycine hydrolase — protein sequence MCTSFAVYNQEKAIYGMNFDTEEIDLKLKVNRYNDMNLFYLSGLVDNQYRDIAGINSEGLFICTQAVEYSPGFKSSCNENDWFAFDTFDEALKKTRKTSEFFEILNKRVISYPRNPLFPDLGLHTIIADKTGNAFILEEGNDTNIVSPIHNDFIIMTNFPNGNFKEANYNKVYGIGADRYICAHEYIYNNIHSFGIKEAFEVLSKTSQEDTLCSIVYEPLKNEIYISFKKDLSKKWKISINEKTIQSLDGFLSNNKIQFTKDEILVKDLIRLYNN from the coding sequence ATGTGCACAAGTTTTGCAGTATACAATCAAGAAAAAGCTATTTATGGTATGAATTTCGATACTGAAGAAATTGATTTAAAACTAAAAGTCAATCGTTATAATGATATGAACTTATTTTACTTATCAGGCTTAGTAGATAACCAATACAGGGATATCGCCGGGATTAATAGTGAGGGTCTTTTTATCTGTACGCAAGCAGTAGAGTATAGTCCAGGTTTTAAATCAAGTTGTAACGAAAATGATTGGTTTGCTTTTGACACTTTTGATGAGGCGCTAAAGAAAACAAGAAAAACATCTGAATTTTTTGAAATTCTTAATAAAAGAGTAATCTCGTATCCTAGAAATCCATTATTTCCAGATTTAGGGCTGCATACTATTATCGCTGATAAAACTGGTAATGCATTTATTCTGGAAGAAGGAAATGATACCAACATCGTAAGCCCTATTCATAATGATTTTATTATTATGACTAATTTCCCAAATGGGAATTTTAAGGAAGCAAATTATAATAAAGTATATGGGATAGGTGCAGATAGATATATTTGTGCTCATGAATATATATATAATAATATTCATAGCTTTGGAATAAAGGAAGCCTTTGAAGTTTTAAGTAAAACTAGTCAGGAGGATACTCTCTGTTCAATAGTATATGAACCATTAAAAAATGAGATTTATATTAGTTTTAAAAAAGATTTGAGCAAGAAATGGAAGATTTCTATTAACGAAAAAACAATCCAATCATTGGATGGATTTTTAAGCAATAATAAAATTCAGTTTACAAAGGATGAAATATTAGTGAAGGATCTTATTCGCTTATATAACAATTAA
- a CDS encoding DUF255 domain-containing protein yields MQTTTDRVPNRLINEKSPYLLQHAYNPVDWFPWCDEAFEKAKREDKPIFLSIGYS; encoded by the coding sequence ATGCAAACTACAACAGATAGAGTACCTAATCGCTTGATTAATGAGAAAAGTCCGTATCTCTTGCAACATGCTTACAATCCTGTGGATTGGTTCCCTTGGTGTGATGAAGCTTTTGAAAAAGCTAAGAGAGAAGACAAACCTATATTCTTGTCGATTGGGTACTCCTGA
- a CDS encoding metal ABC transporter permease, which produces MSILQYSFMQRAFLVGVLLAIIAPCIGMTIVLQRKSMIGDALSHTSLAGVAIGILLGINPILGATGACIVAALSIEVIQKKIPRYSEMAIAIIMSTGIGLAGVLSGFTKSSGNFNSFLFGSIVAISDLELRMVVFVSISVLAAFLLLYKELFFIGFDQRTARIAGVPVKMVNFIFTLLTALTISIASRTVGALVVSSLLVIPVACGMQVGRSYKLTLIFSVIFAVFFTVTGLTLSYYWKLKPGGTIVLTGVASFLIIVLLKAVIRTFRKTE; this is translated from the coding sequence GTGAGCATTTTACAATATTCCTTTATGCAAAGAGCTTTTCTGGTAGGTGTATTATTGGCCATTATTGCACCCTGTATCGGAATGACAATCGTACTTCAGAGAAAATCCATGATAGGGGATGCTCTATCCCATACCTCTCTGGCAGGTGTAGCAATAGGTATACTGCTTGGTATCAATCCTATACTTGGGGCAACCGGTGCCTGCATCGTTGCTGCCTTAAGTATTGAAGTCATACAGAAAAAGATACCAAGATATTCAGAAATGGCAATTGCCATTATAATGTCAACAGGTATTGGACTTGCCGGTGTGTTGTCCGGCTTTACCAAAAGCAGCGGTAATTTTAACAGCTTCCTTTTCGGCAGTATTGTAGCCATTAGCGATCTGGAGCTTAGAATGGTAGTGTTTGTAAGTATATCTGTACTGGCAGCCTTTCTATTACTGTATAAGGAACTTTTCTTTATCGGGTTTGATCAGCGAACGGCAAGAATTGCAGGAGTACCGGTTAAGATGGTGAATTTTATATTTACTCTTCTGACGGCACTGACCATATCCATTGCATCCAGAACCGTCGGTGCGTTGGTGGTGTCTTCTTTGCTTGTTATACCGGTAGCCTGCGGAATGCAGGTTGGCAGGAGCTATAAACTGACACTGATTTTCTCAGTAATATTTGCAGTATTTTTTACGGTAACCGGGCTTACCTTGTCCTACTACTGGAAATTAAAACCCGGCGGAACCATTGTACTTACCGGAGTCGCAAGCTTTTTGATTATTGTTCTCTTAAAAGCCGTAATCAGAACCTTTCGAAAAACAGAATAA
- the rpmG gene encoding 50S ribosomal protein L33, translated as MRVRIVLECTECHDRNYVTTKNKQKHPERMEVMKYCPRLHKYTLHRETK; from the coding sequence ATGAGAGTAAGAATTGTACTGGAATGCACGGAATGCCATGACCGTAATTATGTAACCACAAAGAACAAGCAAAAGCACCCGGAAAGGATGGAAGTCATGAAATACTGTCCCCGTTTGCATAAATATACCCTGCATAGGGAGACAAAATAA
- a CDS encoding GNAT family N-acetyltransferase: MKEEAFIKVKEALGNYLYHSLTYTEFEDIADYELLTETEGLILISGFNREADSRHYHWAALSPEKVIEATKEDHNFYLEFIPEEWVDTFTQAGYIVRDKFRDYTKPDLSDITNEHSHAEFLKVDESHKAAEVTMSCKGQSRGFTGQTQEWIVEWLTKTEDIVHKAVVLDRNEEKEIIGVCFTGVYGVNSQKGPVAWIREIAVNPRYQNKGIGRRLIRQALSYCKSHGAVRAFLAADECNVNAIYLYKSLGFQPAADTQIDIMRE, encoded by the coding sequence ATGAAAGAAGAAGCATTTATTAAAGTAAAAGAAGCATTAGGTAACTATCTGTACCATTCACTTACGTATACGGAATTTGAAGACATTGCAGATTATGAGCTGCTGACCGAAACCGAAGGATTGATATTGATCAGCGGGTTTAACCGTGAGGCTGATAGCAGGCATTATCACTGGGCAGCATTATCTCCAGAGAAAGTGATAGAAGCAACCAAAGAGGACCATAACTTCTATCTGGAATTTATACCGGAGGAATGGGTTGATACTTTTACGCAGGCAGGATACATAGTCAGAGATAAATTCAGGGATTATACAAAGCCAGATTTATCGGATATAACCAATGAGCATTCCCATGCAGAGTTTCTTAAGGTAGATGAGAGCCATAAGGCCGCTGAAGTAACCATGTCCTGCAAGGGACAGAGCAGAGGCTTTACGGGGCAGACACAGGAATGGATCGTAGAATGGCTTACGAAGACGGAGGACATTGTACACAAAGCAGTTGTGCTTGACAGAAACGAGGAAAAGGAAATCATCGGCGTATGTTTTACAGGAGTCTACGGAGTCAACAGCCAGAAAGGACCGGTCGCCTGGATCAGAGAAATAGCAGTGAATCCTCGTTACCAGAACAAAGGAATAGGGCGAAGGCTCATAAGGCAGGCTTTATCCTACTGTAAGTCCCACGGTGCGGTAAGAGCTTTCCTGGCAGCAGATGAATGTAATGTCAATGCAATCTATTTGTATAAAAGTCTTGGATTTCAGCCTGCTGCGGATACGCAGATTGACATAATGAGGGAGTAG
- a CDS encoding GNAT family N-acetyltransferase, with product MDIRIEKGSLKYLSDCECALLNSELGRKYFEHEGSGKKAIIEGLEQENLYVAISNNECVGFVFYIPKGIFHSFPLLHLISVKDEYRGKGIGNNLMSFLESLAFENANKIFLVVADFNPDAKHFYEKLGYQQVGEIPNLYRKGINEYLMMKEKEV from the coding sequence ATGGATATCAGAATCGAAAAAGGAAGTTTAAAATATCTTAGCGATTGTGAATGTGCACTCTTGAACTCCGAATTAGGAAGAAAGTATTTTGAACATGAGGGAAGTGGAAAAAAAGCTATAATAGAAGGATTGGAACAAGAGAATTTATACGTTGCAATAAGTAACAATGAATGTGTAGGTTTTGTGTTTTACATACCCAAAGGTATTTTTCATAGTTTCCCTTTATTACATTTAATTTCGGTAAAAGATGAGTACAGAGGCAAGGGAATCGGTAATAATCTGATGAGTTTCTTAGAAAGTTTAGCTTTTGAAAATGCTAATAAAATATTTTTGGTTGTTGCGGACTTTAATCCAGATGCAAAACATTTTTACGAAAAATTGGGCTATCAACAAGTTGGCGAGATACCAAACCTTTATAGAAAAGGGATAAATGAATATTTAATGATGAAAGAAAAAGAAGTGTAA
- a CDS encoding GyrI-like domain-containing protein, with protein sequence MDYINSIQKTIDYIEANLKEELDINRAISESGYSLTHFYRIIQSFSGISLKDYIRNRRLSEAAVALRMSNTRIIDIAMEYDFQSQEVFTRAFLRLFGITPGKYRKSRESITLYDKLNAQQLFMSLNGLSIEPTIILKKQFQLIGITRTVHPGSKEISQLWREFHRRSDLIEISLNSDKLIGLCEYMPDITDDSEFSYMACKEVLSTDNIPTGMNAKIIPCTKYAVFTHSGTMDRLKETYDKIYGVWLPLTGRQLAEADTLEIYSLQSTDNYKLDIYVPLK encoded by the coding sequence ATGGATTATATTAATAGTATTCAAAAAACCATTGATTATATCGAAGCTAACTTGAAGGAAGAACTTGATATCAACAGAGCTATCAGTGAATCCGGTTATTCTCTTACGCATTTTTATCGCATAATCCAGTCCTTTAGCGGTATCTCGCTAAAGGACTATATTCGTAACCGCAGGCTAAGCGAAGCCGCAGTTGCACTGCGTATGTCCAATACCCGGATAATTGATATTGCTATGGAGTACGATTTTCAATCCCAGGAGGTGTTTACCAGAGCCTTTCTCAGGTTGTTTGGTATTACACCCGGCAAATACCGCAAGAGCCGGGAATCCATTACCCTTTATGATAAACTGAATGCCCAGCAGCTATTTATGAGCTTAAATGGACTGTCCATAGAACCCACTATTATTCTTAAAAAGCAATTTCAGTTAATCGGTATTACAAGAACCGTACATCCTGGCTCAAAGGAGATCAGTCAGCTCTGGAGAGAGTTTCATCGTAGGAGTGATTTAATAGAAATCTCCTTAAATTCTGATAAATTAATCGGTTTATGCGAATACATGCCGGATATAACGGATGATAGCGAATTCTCCTATATGGCTTGCAAAGAGGTTTTAAGTACTGACAACATTCCTACGGGTATGAATGCCAAAATAATTCCCTGTACAAAATATGCAGTGTTTACTCATTCCGGAACAATGGATAGACTAAAAGAGACTTATGATAAAATATACGGGGTATGGCTTCCTTTAACAGGCAGACAGCTGGCAGAAGCTGATACCTTGGAGATATACAGTTTACAATCTACAGACAATTATAAGTTGGATATTTATGTACCATTGAAATAA
- a CDS encoding GNAT family N-acetyltransferase: protein MNLSKLFETKRMNFRLLDIYDIEVVYRQFSDADMCRYFSEPPCNREEAKEIIEHYQNPEGKDNLRYGMFDKSSKAFIGTCGYHYWDKELKQVEIGYDIWKDYWKQGYMSEALPVLLSICFTQLGVDCIYILTHPENYASQAAVRRFGFKECSFRRFSDDNHQICMELLSSEWKSVYGPGKK, encoded by the coding sequence ATGAATTTATCAAAACTCTTTGAGACAAAACGAATGAATTTTCGTCTATTAGATATATATGATATAGAAGTTGTCTACAGGCAATTTTCTGATGCGGATATGTGCAGATACTTTAGTGAACCACCCTGCAATAGGGAAGAGGCAAAAGAAATAATTGAACATTACCAGAATCCGGAGGGAAAAGATAATCTGAGGTATGGTATGTTTGATAAATCAAGCAAGGCCTTTATCGGAACCTGCGGTTATCATTACTGGGATAAAGAATTGAAACAGGTTGAGATTGGTTATGATATCTGGAAGGACTATTGGAAACAGGGTTATATGTCCGAGGCTTTACCGGTGCTCCTTTCTATCTGTTTTACACAGCTTGGCGTTGATTGCATCTATATCCTTACACATCCTGAAAATTATGCCTCTCAGGCTGCTGTAAGAAGGTTTGGTTTTAAAGAATGCAGCTTCCGCAGATTCTCAGATGATAATCATCAAATATGCATGGAATTGCTGTCCTCTGAATGGAAGTCTGTATATGGTCCCGGTAAGAAATAA
- a CDS encoding CD3324 family protein — MSYINGKEILPDHVLEEIQKYFEGGLIYIPLPKESRCKWGSRTTIRKELQIRNEEIRQKKAEGSSIQELMEEYHLSYDTIKRIIYHKN, encoded by the coding sequence ATGTCATATATAAACGGAAAAGAAATCCTACCAGATCATGTATTAGAAGAAATACAGAAATACTTTGAAGGTGGACTGATCTATATTCCCTTGCCGAAGGAGAGCCGCTGCAAATGGGGCAGCAGGACTACCATAAGAAAAGAACTGCAGATAAGAAATGAAGAAATAAGACAAAAAAAGGCGGAAGGTTCTTCCATTCAGGAACTAATGGAGGAATATCATCTTTCTTATGATACCATTAAAAGAATTATCTATCATAAAAACTGA
- a CDS encoding GyrI-like domain-containing protein: MIKVRIEQKPAFQVIGKKIWISGQENEIFGEFWKNSRENGLVNRLKELYHQKHNPILNSAVVGISCVEKEPSLRSFYFYIAAEADAPAKILSHNPDLELYTVAASDWAVFENRGSLPEALIAAEMYAFMEWLPASEFIHANAPEMELYPPAPDSNTHNDYVEFWLPIRKK, translated from the coding sequence ATGATAAAGGTAAGAATCGAACAAAAACCAGCTTTTCAAGTAATAGGAAAAAAAATATGGATTTCCGGTCAGGAGAATGAAATCTTCGGTGAATTTTGGAAAAATTCCAGAGAAAACGGACTGGTAAACAGATTAAAGGAGTTGTATCATCAAAAGCATAATCCAATATTAAACAGTGCTGTCGTTGGAATTTCCTGTGTGGAAAAAGAGCCTTCCCTGCGAAGCTTCTATTTCTACATAGCTGCTGAAGCAGATGCCCCTGCTAAAATCCTCTCTCATAATCCAGACCTGGAACTATATACCGTAGCTGCTAGTGATTGGGCAGTCTTTGAAAATAGAGGAAGTCTTCCTGAAGCACTAATTGCTGCTGAAATGTATGCTTTTATGGAATGGCTGCCGGCTTCTGAATTTATCCACGCAAATGCACCTGAAATGGAGCTTTATCCTCCTGCCCCTGACAGTAATACCCATAATGACTATGTAGAATTCTGGTTGCCTATCAGAAAAAAATAA
- a CDS encoding metal ABC transporter ATP-binding protein, whose amino-acid sequence MQAIDIQNVEFAYGRDLIIKEASTVIEQGDYALLTGENGTGKSTLLKLLLSELKPLRGKIQIMGQDSEKYIRSGKLGYVSQNGTYANQNFPATVEEVVMANLYRQIGRFRFPGKAHKQQVRTALQKLQMECFGKSMIGELSGGQQQRVMLARALVVNPEILILDEPTTGIDMKSMKQLYQILQELNQEGLTILMVTHGSLSECSGVNRILKLEDGRLAELDTKEVRP is encoded by the coding sequence ATGCAGGCAATAGATATTCAAAATGTAGAATTTGCATATGGCAGGGATTTGATCATAAAAGAGGCTTCAACCGTTATCGAGCAGGGAGATTATGCCCTTTTAACGGGGGAAAACGGTACGGGAAAAAGTACCTTACTGAAGCTTCTTCTTTCGGAATTAAAGCCTTTAAGGGGAAAGATACAGATTATGGGTCAGGACAGTGAAAAATATATCCGTAGCGGCAAGCTGGGATATGTATCTCAAAATGGTACTTATGCCAATCAGAATTTTCCCGCAACAGTGGAAGAAGTCGTAATGGCTAATCTCTACAGACAGATTGGCAGATTCCGCTTTCCAGGCAAGGCACATAAACAGCAGGTCCGGACAGCGCTTCAAAAGCTACAGATGGAGTGCTTTGGAAAGTCAATGATCGGAGAGCTATCCGGAGGGCAGCAGCAAAGAGTTATGTTAGCCAGAGCACTGGTGGTCAATCCGGAGATACTGATTCTGGATGAACCCACAACGGGAATTGATATGAAATCTATGAAACAGCTGTACCAGATACTTCAGGAACTGAATCAGGAGGGTCTTACCATTCTAATGGTAACACATGGCTCCTTAAGCGAATGCAGCGGAGTTAACCGAATTCTAAAATTAGAGGACGGCAGGTTGGCGGAGCTGGATACAAAAGAGGTGAGACCGTGA